One Pseudodesulfovibrio cashew DNA window includes the following coding sequences:
- a CDS encoding response regulator encodes MSAQKVLVVEDHRDTRELLKYNLASAGFDVAVAEDGQGGLNLAAAFKPDIVLLDLMMPGMDGLETCRQLKSDPSLSRIPVIMLTAKGEEVDKIVGLELGADDYVVKPFSPRELILRIKAVLRRSGAPEPDAPKQWERNGLRVDFEAHQLSVDDEEISLTATEFKLLTVLISGAGKVQTRDNLLDTVWDTHFEGYSRTVDTHVRRLRQKLGPYASFIETVRGVGYRFKA; translated from the coding sequence GTGTCTGCACAGAAGGTTCTGGTTGTCGAAGACCACCGTGACACCAGGGAATTGCTCAAATACAATCTCGCCTCAGCCGGATTTGACGTTGCCGTGGCCGAGGATGGCCAGGGCGGGCTGAATCTCGCTGCCGCCTTCAAGCCGGACATCGTTCTCCTCGATCTCATGATGCCCGGCATGGACGGCCTGGAAACATGCCGCCAACTTAAAAGCGACCCCTCACTCTCGCGTATCCCCGTCATCATGCTCACTGCCAAGGGCGAAGAGGTCGACAAGATAGTCGGCCTTGAGCTGGGAGCCGACGACTACGTGGTCAAACCCTTTTCACCCCGCGAATTGATTCTGCGCATTAAGGCCGTGCTGCGCCGCTCCGGCGCCCCCGAACCCGACGCCCCCAAGCAGTGGGAGCGCAACGGCCTGAGGGTTGACTTCGAAGCCCACCAGCTCAGTGTGGACGATGAGGAGATTTCCCTCACCGCCACGGAGTTCAAGCTCCTCACCGTCCTCATTTCCGGCGCAGGCAAAGTCCAGACCCGCGACAACCTCCTGGACACGGTCTGGGACACCCACTTCGAAGGCTACTCCCGCACGGTGGATACTCATGTCCGCCGCCTGCGCCAGAAGCTCGGACCTTACGCATCCTTCATTGAGACTGTCCGCGGGGTAGGCTATCGTTTCAAGGCCTGA
- a CDS encoding GGDEF domain-containing protein has protein sequence MAFYLVERDFQHAAQRQAFQGFVLDFKDYWTTYGGWKAARRAETFDSFVRRNHRKHLPRVPREGQPLGDRWLNPPFRYVVMDGKGMVIMGAGIYEEGAIAPDEVRQRAVPIEIGGQAVAWADRVGMASLSPQDVRYLGAVGESLVKGAGIAIGLSIILGLVFGRGLSRSVSKLTSAIRKMQESREEEHHVDIPSDDELGELADAFNAMSSELAVAHRELRQLSVRDPLTALYNRRHFDEQAAQLCRQADRYGSPLSLMIGDLDHFKQINDEFSHKMGDKVLRIVASIMTETTRESDVVARFGGEEFVVLFPNTSCPQAAVSCEHIRKSIEAYPWHELDPRLAVTMSMGVSGESCDGVNGLLSAADSLLYQAKRDGRNRVACPSDHA, from the coding sequence ATGGCTTTTTATCTGGTCGAGCGCGACTTTCAGCATGCCGCCCAGCGACAGGCGTTTCAAGGCTTCGTGCTGGACTTCAAGGACTACTGGACTACGTATGGCGGCTGGAAGGCGGCCCGCAGGGCCGAAACATTCGACAGTTTCGTGCGTCGAAATCACAGAAAGCACCTGCCCCGCGTCCCACGTGAAGGACAGCCGCTCGGAGACCGCTGGCTCAACCCTCCGTTCAGGTATGTTGTGATGGATGGAAAGGGGATGGTGATCATGGGCGCCGGGATATACGAAGAGGGGGCCATTGCTCCGGATGAAGTGCGCCAGCGAGCCGTTCCCATAGAAATAGGCGGTCAGGCCGTTGCATGGGCCGATAGAGTTGGCATGGCCTCGTTGAGTCCCCAGGATGTCCGCTATCTTGGGGCCGTGGGCGAATCCCTGGTCAAGGGCGCAGGCATCGCCATCGGTCTGTCGATCATCCTGGGGCTTGTTTTCGGGCGCGGATTGAGCCGTTCGGTGAGCAAGCTCACCTCGGCCATCAGAAAGATGCAGGAGTCCAGGGAGGAAGAGCACCATGTGGACATACCTTCCGATGACGAGCTGGGGGAACTGGCGGATGCGTTCAATGCCATGAGCAGCGAGCTGGCCGTTGCACACAGAGAGTTGCGTCAGCTGAGCGTTCGGGACCCGCTGACGGCTTTGTACAACCGGAGGCACTTCGATGAGCAGGCCGCGCAACTTTGCCGGCAGGCAGACCGTTATGGCTCTCCCCTGTCTCTCATGATCGGTGATCTGGACCACTTCAAGCAGATCAATGACGAGTTTTCCCACAAGATGGGAGACAAGGTGCTGCGGATCGTGGCGTCCATCATGACGGAAACCACACGGGAAAGCGACGTCGTTGCCCGTTTCGGCGGCGAGGAGTTCGTGGTGCTGTTCCCAAACACGTCATGCCCGCAGGCTGCCGTTTCCTGCGAGCACATTCGAAAAAGCATAGAAGCGTACCCTTGGCATGAACTGGACCCGAGGCTCGCGGTGACCATGAGCATGGGGGTGAGCGGGGAATCCTGTGACGGTGTCAACGGGCTGTTGTCCGCAGCGGACTCCCTGCTTTACCAGGCGAAGCGGGACGGCAGGAACCGGGTGGCCTGCCCGTCGGATCACGCCTGA
- a CDS encoding DegT/DnrJ/EryC1/StrS family aminotransferase, with protein sequence MPVRTKDNFLVFGAPLIEQDEIDEVAASMRSGWLGTGPKVARFESDFAAYLGGGYAAACNSCTAALHLSLVALGLKPGDEVITTPLTFCASVNAIIHAGCTPVLADVDPVTMNIDPDRIREKITDRTRAILPVHFAGRACDMDPIMAIAREHGLKVVEDCAHAIETTYKGQHAGTFGDFGCFSFYVTKNVCTGEGGMVIAREEEDIRNVKVLGLHGMSADAWKRFSDDGYKHYQVIHAGFKYNMMDIQAAIGIHQLKRVEQCFVRRCEIWDRYQEAFRTLPVGQPAPEEPGTRHARHLYTLLIDPVPCGIDRDEFLMRMNRENIGCGVHYLAVPEHPYYQERFGWKLEDTPHAVAIGRQTISLPLSPKLTDEDVEDVITAVKTCLAD encoded by the coding sequence ATGCCCGTTCGTACCAAAGATAATTTTCTGGTTTTCGGAGCCCCGCTTATCGAGCAGGACGAAATAGACGAAGTGGCTGCATCAATGCGGTCCGGCTGGCTCGGGACCGGCCCCAAGGTGGCCCGGTTCGAGTCCGATTTCGCCGCTTACCTCGGCGGGGGATACGCTGCGGCCTGCAACTCCTGCACCGCAGCCCTGCACCTGAGCCTCGTGGCGCTGGGCCTGAAGCCCGGCGACGAGGTCATCACCACCCCGCTGACCTTCTGCGCCTCGGTCAACGCCATCATCCACGCCGGCTGCACGCCTGTCCTGGCGGATGTGGACCCGGTGACCATGAACATAGACCCGGATCGCATCCGCGAAAAGATCACGGACCGCACCCGGGCCATCCTGCCGGTCCACTTCGCCGGACGCGCCTGCGACATGGACCCCATCATGGCCATTGCCCGCGAACATGGCCTCAAGGTGGTGGAGGACTGCGCCCACGCCATCGAGACCACCTACAAAGGACAACACGCCGGGACCTTCGGCGATTTCGGCTGCTTCTCCTTTTACGTCACCAAGAACGTCTGCACCGGCGAGGGCGGCATGGTCATCGCCCGCGAGGAAGAGGACATCAGGAACGTCAAGGTGCTGGGGCTGCACGGCATGTCCGCCGACGCATGGAAACGTTTCTCGGACGACGGATACAAGCACTACCAGGTGATACACGCCGGATTCAAATACAACATGATGGACATCCAGGCCGCCATCGGCATCCACCAGCTCAAGCGCGTAGAGCAGTGCTTTGTCCGACGCTGCGAGATATGGGACCGCTACCAGGAGGCTTTCCGCACCCTGCCCGTGGGACAGCCCGCGCCCGAAGAGCCGGGCACCCGCCACGCCAGGCATCTCTACACCCTGCTGATTGACCCGGTGCCCTGCGGCATCGACCGTGACGAGTTCCTGATGCGCATGAACCGTGAGAACATCGGTTGCGGCGTTCACTATCTGGCCGTCCCGGAGCACCCCTACTATCAGGAACGGTTCGGCTGGAAGCTGGAAGACACCCCCCACGCCGTGGCCATCGGCCGCCAGACCATCAGCCTGCCGCTCTCGCCCAAGCTGACGGACGAAGACGTGGAGGACGTGATCACGGCGGTCAAGACCTGCCTGGCGGACTGA
- a CDS encoding PrsW family intramembrane metalloprotease, with the protein MNFLLLASALAPSAILLWLFLSSDEYPEPPHVVLTTFLLGFLLGPGLLVFFAYLEPFIGGLTSTNPYIYGAGAAFLMAAVPEEIGKFLILRCYAIPHREFDEPMDGIVYGVTASLGFATMENLIYVYQGGLQTALWRAVTSLPCHAMLGAIMGYHAGRAVFSTHTRRSSYFKALLIPIALHGLFDLAPLTFRAAGKLGTPISPWAGYALSLLFLAVVRQEVVLAAKATGTLRAWQRRGRGPRFVFEGAWRPFKKAGRAAVAPAQSLERNMERLGREVLGAGNRAASARVMAVIFTSACLVCLVALVWVAATGSPGLMELFILGGLSTLFGMHAVNYLVRTEEPGSAESPNTGGRPDGE; encoded by the coding sequence TTGAATTTTCTGCTCCTGGCTTCCGCTCTCGCACCTTCCGCCATACTGCTCTGGCTGTTTCTCTCCAGCGACGAATATCCGGAGCCGCCCCACGTGGTCCTGACTACCTTTCTGCTCGGATTCCTGCTCGGTCCGGGGCTGCTGGTGTTCTTTGCATATCTGGAGCCGTTCATTGGCGGCCTGACTTCGACCAATCCCTACATCTACGGCGCTGGCGCGGCCTTTCTCATGGCCGCCGTGCCGGAAGAGATCGGCAAGTTTCTGATCCTGCGCTGCTACGCCATCCCGCACCGGGAATTTGACGAACCCATGGACGGCATCGTCTACGGCGTGACCGCTTCCCTGGGCTTCGCCACCATGGAGAATCTCATCTACGTGTACCAGGGCGGATTGCAGACAGCCCTGTGGCGAGCCGTGACTTCGCTCCCCTGCCATGCCATGCTCGGCGCCATCATGGGCTACCATGCTGGCCGGGCGGTTTTTTCCACCCATACGCGGCGTTCATCCTATTTCAAGGCGCTGCTCATTCCGATCGCGCTTCACGGTCTGTTCGACCTAGCTCCCCTGACCTTTCGTGCAGCGGGCAAGCTTGGAACGCCCATCTCGCCCTGGGCCGGTTACGCACTGAGCCTGCTGTTTCTGGCGGTGGTCAGGCAGGAGGTGGTGCTCGCGGCCAAGGCCACGGGCACGCTCAGGGCCTGGCAGCGAAGGGGAAGGGGCCCCCGGTTCGTGTTCGAGGGTGCCTGGCGGCCGTTCAAAAAGGCGGGGCGGGCCGCAGTGGCTCCGGCCCAAAGCCTCGAGCGGAACATGGAGCGGCTGGGCCGGGAGGTGCTCGGCGCGGGGAACAGGGCAGCTTCCGCCCGCGTCATGGCGGTGATTTTCACCAGCGCCTGTCTGGTCTGCCTGGTCGCGCTGGTCTGGGTGGCGGCCACCGGCAGCCCCGGTTTGATGGAGTTATTCATATTGGGTGGGTTGTCCACCCTGTTCGGCATGCATGCGGTTAACTATCTGGTACGGACGGAAGAACCGGGATCGGCGGAATCGCCGAATACCGGGGGGCGACCGGACGGAGAGTAG